The following coding sequences lie in one Arachis ipaensis cultivar K30076 chromosome B05, Araip1.1, whole genome shotgun sequence genomic window:
- the LOC107642568 gene encoding thiosulfate sulfurtransferase 18 produces the protein MHIFTYLLTLTYILVVCSFKFIILSSYINIHYCLVFHMVVLIVPRWLLSLVLLLHFLLCCLGANVVTVNVAAAKGLINTGYLYLDVRTVEEFRKGHVDAAKVVNIPYMLDTPKGKVKNPDFLKEVSSICNKEDHLIVGCQSGVRSLYATTDLVADGYKDVKDMGGGYMEWVKNKFPVKSSLGKKDL, from the exons ATGCATATCTTCACCTATCTACTAACATTAACATATATATTAGTAGTATGCTCCTTCAAGTTCATCATTCTCTCTAGCTATATTAATATCCACTATTGTTTAGTGTTCCATATGGTTGTTCTAATTGTACCTCGTTGGTTGCTGTCCCTTGTTCTTCTCCTTCACTTTCTGTTGTGTTGCTTAGGAGCAAATGTTGTCACCGTTAATGTTGCTGCTGCCAAGGGCCTTATCAACACCGGCTACCTTTATCTCGATGTCAG AACTGTTGAAGAGTTTAGAAAAGGGCATGTAGATGCTGCTAAGGTCGTTAACATTCCATACATGTTGGATACACCCAAGG GTAAGGTGAAGAATCCAGACTTTTTAAAAGAGGTTTCATCTATTTGTAACAAAGAAGATCATCTCATTGTG GGTTGCCAAAGTGGAGTAAGATCTCTGTATGCAACTACCGATCTTGTTGCTGAT GGCTACAAGGATGTGAAGGACATGGGAGGGGGTTATATGGAGTGGGTCAAAAACAAGTTTCCAGTGAAATCATCATTAGGGAAAAAGGATCTCTAA
- the LOC107642567 gene encoding protein NUCLEAR FUSION DEFECTIVE 4: MLLFARVVVGEGGGKWIGLVTAIWVQAICGNNYTFANYSDVLKSLMSLTQMQLNNLSVAKDVGKAFGLLSGLASHHFSTSLILIIGATMGFIGYGLQYLVVSQTITPLPYWLMCVFLCMGGNSTTWMNTAVLVTCMRNFPKNRGPISGILKGYVGLSTAIFTDICSALFSSDPSKFLLMLTIVPAVICCIAAVFLRETPPASTCAQEKKEAQFLNTFNFIAVTVAVYLLAFDVTGIHGHVFSLIFTAGLLILLVMPLLVPLYVIIFNSTDLDEEQQIHEALLDGDKKVEEVEIIKQKPVIGEEHSIGEMVRTIEFWIMFVSFLCGVGTGMCVMNNMGQMGEALGYSDVSIFISFISIWGFFGRIVSGSLSEHYIRKSGMPRLVWNAGAQMLMSIGYIALAMALPGSLYIGSMVVGICYGVYFTITPAAASELFGLKYYGIVYNILILNLPIGSFIFSGLIAGYLYDVEATSVPGGGNTCIGAHCYRLVYVIMAFASLFGCVLDVLLAVRTNKVYYNIYQDTRSLANSIK, from the exons ATGTTGTTATTTGCCAGGGTTGTAGTTGGAGAAGGAGGTGGAAAATGGATAGGACTAGTAACCGCCATATGGGTTCAAGCAATATGTGGAAACAACTACACTTTCGCCAACTACTCCGATGTTTTGAAGTCCCTAATGTCTCTAACACAGATGCAACTCAACAATCTCTCTGTTGCTAAGGATGTTGGCAAGGCTTTTGGTCTCCTCTCTGGTCTTGCTTCTCATCACTTCTCTACTTCACTTATTCTCATTATTGGAGCCACCATGGGATTCATAGGTTATGGTCTTCAATACCTTGTTGTCAGCCAAACAATTACTCCACTCCCTTATTGGCTC ATGTGTGTATTCTTGTGTATGGGGGGAAACAGCACAACATGGATGAACACAGCAGTTCTTGTTACTTGTATGAGGAACTTCCCGAAGAACAGAGGACCAATTTCTGGGATTCTAAAGGGTTATGTTGGACTCAGCACTGCAATCTTCACTGACATATGTTCTGCTTTGTTCTCCTCAGACCCTTCCAAGTTTCTGCTAATGCTTACCATTGTTCCTGCCGTCATTTGCTGCATTGCTGCTGTTTTCCTTCGCGAAACGCCGCCGGCTTCCACTTGTGctcaagagaagaaagaagctcAGTTCCTCAACACATTCAACTTCATTGCTGTTACGGTAGCTGTTTATCTTTTAGCCTTTGATGTTACCGGAATTCATGGCCATGTTTTTTCCTTGATTTTCACAGCTGGGCTTCTTATCCTATTGGTCATGCCGCTTCTTGTGCCTTTGTATGTGATCATCTTCAATAGTACTGATCTAGACGAAGAACAACAGATTCATGAAGCGTTGCTTGATGGGGACAAGAAGGTGGAGGAAGTTGAAATTATAAAACAAAAGCCTGTTATAGGGGAGGAACATAGCATAGGTGAAATGGTGAGAACCATTGAATTTTGGATCATGTTTGTGTCTTTCCTTTGTGGAGTAGGAACAGGAATGTGTGTGATGAACAACATGGGGCAGATGGGAGAAGCACTTGGTTACTCCGATGTTTCAATCTTCATTTCCTTCATTAGCATATGGGGTTTCTTCGGACGCATTGTTTCTGGCTCGCTCTCAGAACACTACATCAG AAAATCAGGGATGCCAAGGCTAGTTTGGAATGCAGGTGCACAAATGCTTATGAGTATAGGGTACATTGCATTGGCTATGGCATTGCCCGGGTCACTTTACATAGGTTCAATGGTAGTGGGAATATGCTATGGAGTTTACTTTACAATAACACCAGCAGCAGCTTCAGAGTTATTTGGGCTTAAATACTATGGCATAGTATACAACATTCTAATTCTGAACCTTCCTATTGGCTCATTCATCTTCTCTGGCCTCATTGCTGGCTACCTATATGATGTTGAAGCCACAAGTGTGCCTGGTGGGGGCAACACTTGCATTGGTGCACATTGCTATAGGCTTGTTTATGTCATTATGGCTTTTGCTTCTCTATTTGGCTGTGTCTTGGATGTGCTTCTTGCTGTTAGAACAAATAAGGTTTATTATAACATCTATCAAGACACAAGAAGCCTTGCCAATTCAATCAAATAG